CCACCTATTCTTTAGATCAACTGCAGTCCGAGTTTTTCTACTGCGAAGCTTCGGCTCCAGAGACCTCAGCGGTTCAACGCCCTCAGTGTAAGGTTCAGGGTTTCCCCGAAGACGTCGCCCGGCTTTTACAAATTGTCGCGGTGGGGGAGCATCATGCATTACTCGCCGGTTCTGCCGGGAGCGGTAAGACCACTTTTGCTGAGGCGGTGGTTTGTTTTTTAAAAAATCCAGATTTTAAAATCTCTAGGGAATATCGGCGGATCGGTCGCCAGTTTGGTGATGCTTGGGCTTGGCGCCCTCTCGTGCAACCCCATCACACGAGCACGCCACTGGCGATGATTGGCGGGGGCAGTCCGGTGCGCCCTGGAGAGATTTCTCGTGCTCATGGAGGAGTACTTATTGTCGATGAGCTTTCGGAGTTTCACCAAGACGTGCAAGCGGCACTCAGGGAACCCATGGAGCAGGGAGTGGTGAGGGTTGCGCGAAGTGATCAGCGGCGCTTGCTTCCGGCGCAAGCGATTGTCATCGGCACCACCAATCTTTGTAAGTGTGGGGAGTTTTCTCCGGGTCAACTCAAACGTTGTCGCTGTTCCAGTCAAAATCTTCGACGTTATCTCGAGAGACTCTCGGGACCATTTATCGATCGCTTTCCCATTATGGCCTTGACCCACGAGTGGTCGAAAACGAAAGAGCGAAAAGTCACTCACCAGGAAATTTTAGAGAAGTGTCTAGCGACGATTGAATATGTTGATCGAACTCGCCAACAGAAAGGACCCAATCAATCGCTCTCGGAGCTGGAAATCATCGAAACCTTTTCGGACAAACATCTGTTAAGAATTTTGCCGGAGTTTCATTCCCAGCGTCGGCGTTTAGCCCTACTCCGAGTCGCTCGTACGGTGGCAGACATTGAAAACTCCCACGAGATCCAGGCGCAGCATATTCGTCAGGCAGAAAAGTGGACGGTGACCCCTTTCGTTAAAATGCGGGCCCTCTTTTGAATGTTTCTAGAGTTGGTCCAGGTTTCTCGGGCTTGACTAAAGTAGTGCTCCGATCCGTCTGAGGGACTGGTTGCCTGTCTCGAAAATCGTTGGCCTAATCCTCATTCCTTCAGTATCATTGGATATCGAATATCACTGACCGTGGAGGGGAAACATGAAAAAAATCTTTATCTTAGGCGCTTTGGTCGCCGTAGCTTTCGCTGGCTGCGACTCTAAGCCGAGCAACACCATCGCTTTTAAAAGCCCTTATACTTTTGTTTTTGATGGAAGCCTTCCGAAGGATGTTTCCGCAAAAGTTGAAGGCGAAGATATTTCCTCCTCTCAGCTTTACAGTCCTTCCCCGGCACTGCAAGAGCTCGAAGAGCGGGTGAATAAAATTGTGTTGATCCGCGTTTACGAGAAGGGTGTTCAACTCGCCAACGGTGAAACGGGTGAAGATGTAATGATCACCTATGGGTTTGCTGAACCCAAAGAGTCGCTCGATAAAATCCTCGGTAAAAAGGTGATCAGCAAAATTAAGGTGTCCTTCGACGAAAATCAAAAGGAAGCGGCGAAGTTGAACGGCAAAACGTTCACTCGCGATGACATCGCTCAAGAAGAGTTGCTGATGGGGCGATTGATGGTTGCAAGTTTTGAACAGAAGCTTCAAGCCCTTGAAGGCATCGTGACTCGCCGTAAGATCCTTCAAGCCTCGAAAGAGGCGAATATGCCTATGGAAGAATATATTCAAAAAAATATTCTTAAAGGTGGTAACGCAGTTACGGAAAAAGACGTTCTCGATTTCGCAAGCAAAAACAATATTACTGAAAAGGAACTGACCGAGGAGCTCAAAGCTCAGTTGAAGGATACGATCCAAGCTCGCCAGCGGGATCAAATGACCGCTGA
This region of Bdellovibrionales bacterium genomic DNA includes:
- a CDS encoding ATP-binding protein; the protein is MVIKSFIKDYYGLRPIDVEIECINGLQQITILGLPDKIIQESAKKIQSALLNQGYHMPRGQQIIVSLSPREIRKSSLGVELAIALGILWISGQKKKPTEQDIPLYVYGELSLSGAVLPPDDMEDIPSEHFTLVTGYRKGRSWQPTYSLDQLQSEFFYCEASAPETSAVQRPQCKVQGFPEDVARLLQIVAVGEHHALLAGSAGSGKTTFAEAVVCFLKNPDFKISREYRRIGRQFGDAWAWRPLVQPHHTSTPLAMIGGGSPVRPGEISRAHGGVLIVDELSEFHQDVQAALREPMEQGVVRVARSDQRRLLPAQAIVIGTTNLCKCGEFSPGQLKRCRCSSQNLRRYLERLSGPFIDRFPIMALTHEWSKTKERKVTHQEILEKCLATIEYVDRTRQQKGPNQSLSELEIIETFSDKHLLRILPEFHSQRRRLALLRVARTVADIENSHEIQAQHIRQAEKWTVTPFVKMRALF
- a CDS encoding thioredoxin domain-containing protein; the encoded protein is MKKIFILGALVAVAFAGCDSKPSNTIAFKSPYTFVFDGSLPKDVSAKVEGEDISSSQLYSPSPALQELEERVNKIVLIRVYEKGVQLANGETGEDVMITYGFAEPKESLDKILGKKVISKIKVSFDENQKEAAKLNGKTFTRDDIAQEELLMGRLMVASFEQKLQALEGIVTRRKILQASKEANMPMEEYIQKNILKGGNAVTEKDVLDFASKNNITEKELTEELKAQLKDTIQARQRDQMTAEYVAKNIVKGPISVGFEKPSLKIELPKVGDAAPHKGTGPIEIALFSYPQCEDCKDITRTLSDLADTYPKYYRVSYVFNFADNNNEERMVAEASMCLGKQDEKYFWSFPNSLKKLENTSLEENINETVKSLGANFDAFRTCFLAREFKDQVEMHLQSTKSLGFYKTPVVVMDGMVMETPNSDQFMEKALELKAEKGLGFNLIYKLKKFFKG